Proteins encoded within one genomic window of Methanosarcinales archaeon:
- the cas2 gene encoding type I-E CRISPR-associated endoribonuclease Cas2, translating to MLVIVTENAPPGLRGRLAVWMLEIRAGVYVGDFSVKVREMVWENVKKGLGEGNAVMVWRAQNEAGYDFVTLGDNRRVPVDMDGIKLVSFLPNG from the coding sequence ATGCTGGTCATCGTAACTGAAAATGCTCCGCCAGGTCTTCGCGGGAGATTGGCAGTATGGATGCTTGAAATACGTGCAGGTGTTTATGTAGGTGATTTTTCTGTGAAGGTACGGGAGATGGTCTGGGAAAATGTAAAAAAGGGACTGGGTGAGGGTAATGCGGTTATGGTGTGGAGGGCGCAAAATGAAGCTGGTTATGATTTTGTTACTCTCGGGGATAACAGGCGCGTGCCAGTGGACATGGATGGGATTAAATTGGTATCGTTTTTGCCGAACGGCTGA